The Erythrobacter insulae genome window below encodes:
- a CDS encoding N-acetylmuramoyl-L-alanine amidase family protein — protein MAIPALLLGGAYAWGVKIPVPEWGRDYVLSFLLEPEIEPLELPVIEGPDDETRPLVVIDAGHGGRDPGSVSAGVSEKDVVLDLSLALRDMLIAQGGIRVALTRSDDRIVPLADRPEIARQLEADLFISIHADSAGEDSAVSGASIYILSNEASSEAAARFAARENSADRVNGIEIDGQTERVSAILVELSQARTQEDASEFASLITREGEGKLQFHPSSRRSAALAVLRAPDVPAVLFESGFVTNKTDRARLTTDDGRAQYAEVLSQAIRVYFARRSEF, from the coding sequence GTGGCAATTCCTGCCCTCCTGCTTGGGGGCGCATACGCATGGGGTGTTAAGATTCCGGTGCCTGAATGGGGTAGGGATTACGTGCTCAGTTTCTTGCTTGAGCCTGAAATCGAGCCCTTGGAATTGCCAGTTATCGAGGGCCCTGATGATGAAACGCGGCCTTTGGTCGTGATAGATGCCGGACACGGAGGGCGCGATCCGGGTTCGGTCAGCGCCGGAGTGAGTGAGAAAGACGTAGTTCTCGATCTAAGTCTCGCTTTAAGAGACATGTTGATCGCACAAGGCGGCATTCGGGTCGCGTTGACGCGTTCAGATGATCGGATCGTTCCCCTCGCAGATCGTCCAGAGATCGCCAGGCAACTTGAAGCGGATCTGTTTATTTCGATCCACGCCGATTCCGCTGGTGAGGACAGCGCCGTATCAGGTGCTAGCATTTACATCTTGTCAAACGAGGCGTCGAGCGAGGCTGCGGCGCGGTTTGCAGCCCGCGAAAATAGCGCTGACCGGGTAAATGGCATCGAAATAGACGGACAAACTGAACGGGTGAGCGCGATTCTGGTCGAATTGTCGCAGGCCCGGACGCAGGAGGACGCCTCTGAATTTGCATCACTGATCACCCGCGAAGGTGAGGGGAAGCTGCAATTTCACCCCTCTTCGCGCAGATCAGCCGCGCTTGCGGTTTTAAGAGCGCCCGATGTGCCCGCTGTGCTGTTTGAAAGCGGATTTGTAACCAATAAAACGGACCGCGCACGCCTCACCACCGACGACGGCCGCGCTCAGTATGCCGAAGTTCTGAGCCAGGCGATCCGGGTCTACTTCGCCCGCCGCAGCGAATTTTAG
- the zapE gene encoding cell division protein ZapE: MAKMLDRYAQLIADGQLKPDPAQRIAVERLHRLQDELEAGPPKRSWFERLTGTATGKPDPRGVYMWGGVGRGKSMLMDLFVETLDLEQKRRVHFHAFMLEVDALITKARKAKRDDPLTSVALSMAADTRCLAFDEMVVTNTADAAIMGRFFTALMASGTVIVTTSNRPPRDLYKDGLNRSLFLPFIDLVESEMDVVELNGPMDYRLDRIGGLATWHTPIGEPATNKVREAFFRLTDFAPEDAANVPTGELDLGGGRTLHVPKALKGVAVFSFKKLCSENRGAADYLAIAREFHTVFLVGIPIMSPEKRNEAIRFTKLIDALYEQRVKLFATAASLPDDLYPAGDGSFEFQRTASRLNEMQSDEYMALGHGAEG; encoded by the coding sequence ATGGCCAAGATGCTCGATCGGTATGCGCAGCTTATTGCGGATGGCCAGCTTAAACCCGATCCGGCGCAAAGAATCGCTGTCGAACGGCTCCATCGACTTCAAGACGAATTGGAAGCAGGGCCACCTAAACGCAGTTGGTTTGAACGGCTGACGGGGACCGCAACCGGCAAACCAGACCCGCGCGGCGTGTATATGTGGGGCGGCGTCGGACGCGGAAAATCGATGCTGATGGACTTGTTTGTCGAAACTCTTGACCTTGAACAAAAGCGCCGCGTGCACTTTCACGCTTTTATGCTGGAAGTTGACGCGTTGATCACAAAGGCACGCAAAGCCAAACGTGACGATCCGCTTACTTCGGTCGCGCTAAGTATGGCCGCGGATACGCGGTGTCTTGCCTTTGATGAGATGGTCGTCACGAACACCGCCGATGCGGCGATCATGGGCCGTTTCTTCACTGCATTGATGGCGTCTGGAACGGTTATTGTCACCACCTCCAATCGCCCGCCTCGCGATTTGTATAAAGACGGGCTGAATCGTTCGCTATTCCTACCCTTTATCGATCTGGTTGAGAGCGAGATGGATGTGGTCGAGTTGAATGGTCCGATGGATTACCGACTTGACCGGATCGGCGGCCTGGCGACTTGGCATACGCCGATTGGTGAACCGGCAACCAACAAAGTCCGCGAAGCGTTTTTCCGTCTGACCGATTTCGCACCTGAAGATGCGGCGAATGTTCCCACTGGTGAACTCGACCTTGGTGGAGGCCGCACACTTCATGTGCCCAAAGCTCTTAAAGGCGTGGCAGTGTTCAGCTTTAAAAAGCTGTGTAGTGAAAATCGCGGAGCAGCTGATTACCTCGCGATCGCGCGCGAGTTTCATACTGTGTTTCTGGTCGGCATACCGATCATGAGCCCTGAAAAACGCAACGAGGCGATCCGGTTCACCAAACTGATCGACGCCCTGTATGAGCAGCGGGTCAAACTGTTCGCGACCGCAGCCTCCCTGCCCGATGATTTATATCCGGCAGGCGACGGAAGTTTTGAATTTCAGCGAACGGCGAGCCGCCTCAATGAAATGCAAAGCGACGAATATATGGCTCTGGGACACGGGGCGGAGGGTTAA
- a CDS encoding Rne/Rng family ribonuclease, with the protein MATRMLIDARHSEETRVAVLKGNRIEEFDFESAEHKQIKGNIYLAKVTRVEPSLQAAFVDFGGNRHGFLAFNEIHPDYYQIPSEDRQALLDEEAEAAEEEARLRDEDEEDGITPGEEYDADDESSEALAEDLAEDGLEEIDTSEKDKVSTIEDGASDDDDSDDDDDDDDDSEDDGDESSEDKNSRRGRGRGRGRRRQGKGPKGNSKGRSRAKQVDEVRAKRMALRRRYKIQDVIQRRQVVLVQVVKEERGNKGAALTTYLSLAGRYTVLMPNSSHGGGISRKISSSSDRKRLKQVINDMSLPKSMGLIVRTAGLSRTKTEIKRDFDYLARLWDEIREKTLSSTAPSLVHSDSDLIKRAIRDIYNREIEEVIVEGEEGYKLAKGFMKLLMPSHARRVKAYSDPVPMFQRYGAEDQLRAMYDPMVQLKSGGYLIINPTEALVSIDINSGRSTKEHGIEQTALHTNLEAAREIARQLRLRDMAGLVVIDFIDMEYNSNVRKVEKAMKDALKNDRARIQVGRISGFGLMEMSRQRLRTGVLEATTRECPHCDGTGLVRTASSAGLSALRLIEDEAAKGKGTVIKLAASTEAAIYMLNEKRSELVEIEQRYGVTVEVLPEGEDEGAKMAVSSAGPRPAEAPKFAPIIDEDDDEDDIPEENEFDSEEDDGENKKKRRRRRGGRGRGKKRPENETEGSDENSDDGSDQPASDNDSDDNGDEKPKRRRRRGGRGRRRKPDDAATEGSAEGLEQVSEQVKEDMPVVAGPDDAPETAAAMAEEVPAAEKPKRKRAPRKKKVEEPATDAPADAPAEASAEQAAQSETAEAPAEKPKRKRAPRKKKVEEPAADAPAETKAEAPVKEKPAPKPAAKPRTASKKVEAEPDEAESTGGKKRGWWQRTFGE; encoded by the coding sequence ATGGCAACGCGCATGCTAATCGATGCGCGCCACTCGGAAGAAACCCGGGTGGCGGTTCTCAAAGGCAATCGAATTGAGGAATTCGACTTTGAATCTGCTGAACACAAGCAGATCAAAGGCAATATCTATCTGGCGAAAGTAACACGGGTCGAACCGTCGCTTCAGGCGGCATTTGTCGATTTCGGCGGCAATCGCCACGGTTTCCTCGCTTTCAACGAAATCCACCCCGACTATTATCAAATCCCGTCCGAGGATCGTCAGGCGCTGCTCGATGAAGAAGCAGAGGCAGCCGAAGAAGAAGCGCGCCTTCGTGACGAAGATGAAGAAGACGGCATAACCCCCGGCGAAGAATATGACGCCGATGATGAAAGCTCGGAAGCATTAGCCGAAGATCTCGCCGAAGACGGTCTTGAAGAGATCGACACATCGGAAAAAGACAAGGTTTCCACCATCGAAGATGGCGCATCAGATGATGACGATTCGGACGATGATGACGATGACGATGACGACAGCGAAGATGATGGGGACGAGTCATCCGAGGACAAAAATTCGCGGCGTGGTAGAGGCCGCGGACGTGGCCGTCGCCGTCAGGGTAAAGGCCCCAAAGGCAACAGCAAAGGCCGCAGCCGCGCCAAACAGGTTGACGAAGTGCGTGCGAAACGCATGGCCCTCCGTCGCCGTTATAAAATCCAGGATGTGATCCAGCGCCGTCAGGTTGTTCTGGTGCAGGTCGTCAAGGAAGAGCGCGGCAATAAAGGCGCCGCGCTGACAACGTATCTCAGCCTTGCCGGGCGTTACACCGTCCTGATGCCAAACAGCTCGCACGGCGGCGGTATCAGCCGCAAGATCAGCTCTTCGAGTGACCGCAAGCGTTTGAAGCAGGTCATCAATGACATGTCCCTGCCCAAAAGCATGGGTTTGATTGTTCGCACCGCTGGCCTCAGCCGGACTAAAACCGAAATCAAGCGTGATTTTGATTACCTCGCCCGCCTGTGGGACGAAATTCGCGAAAAGACGCTGTCCTCAACCGCGCCCAGCCTTGTCCATTCGGACAGTGACCTGATCAAACGCGCGATCCGCGATATCTACAATCGTGAAATCGAAGAGGTCATCGTCGAAGGCGAAGAAGGGTACAAGCTGGCCAAGGGCTTTATGAAATTGCTCATGCCCAGCCACGCTCGCAGGGTAAAAGCCTATTCAGATCCTGTGCCCATGTTCCAAAGATACGGAGCCGAGGATCAATTGCGGGCGATGTATGACCCGATGGTTCAGCTAAAATCGGGCGGCTATTTAATCATCAATCCGACCGAAGCCCTTGTTTCAATTGATATTAACTCGGGCCGATCGACCAAAGAACACGGCATTGAGCAGACCGCCCTTCACACCAACCTCGAAGCGGCGCGGGAAATTGCGCGGCAATTGAGGTTGCGCGATATGGCTGGACTTGTCGTGATCGATTTCATCGACATGGAATACAATTCCAATGTTCGCAAAGTCGAAAAGGCGATGAAGGACGCGCTCAAGAACGATCGGGCGCGTATTCAGGTTGGCCGCATTTCAGGCTTTGGCTTGATGGAAATGAGCCGTCAGCGCCTGCGCACTGGCGTCCTTGAAGCGACGACACGCGAATGTCCGCATTGCGATGGCACCGGCCTTGTCCGCACGGCCTCGTCTGCTGGTTTGTCCGCGCTTCGCCTCATCGAAGACGAAGCCGCCAAAGGCAAAGGCACTGTCATCAAGCTCGCGGCCAGTACCGAAGCGGCGATCTATATGCTCAATGAAAAACGCTCCGAGCTGGTCGAGATCGAACAGCGTTACGGCGTGACCGTCGAAGTGCTGCCGGAAGGCGAGGACGAAGGCGCCAAAATGGCGGTTTCCAGCGCCGGTCCACGCCCGGCCGAAGCGCCTAAATTCGCCCCCATCATTGATGAAGATGATGATGAGGATGACATTCCAGAGGAAAACGAATTCGATTCCGAAGAGGATGACGGCGAGAACAAGAAAAAGCGCCGCCGCCGCCGCGGTGGCCGTGGTCGCGGAAAGAAACGTCCGGAGAACGAAACCGAAGGTTCAGATGAGAACTCGGATGATGGCTCAGACCAACCGGCATCAGACAATGACAGCGATGACAACGGCGATGAAAAGCCGAAGCGCCGCCGCCGCCGTGGCGGCCGTGGACGTCGCAGAAAGCCTGATGATGCAGCGACAGAAGGCAGCGCAGAAGGCCTTGAGCAGGTTTCAGAGCAGGTCAAAGAAGACATGCCTGTGGTTGCCGGACCTGACGATGCGCCGGAAACAGCCGCTGCGATGGCGGAAGAGGTGCCGGCTGCTGAAAAGCCAAAGCGCAAGCGGGCTCCGCGGAAGAAGAAGGTAGAAGAGCCGGCGACGGACGCACCTGCGGATGCACCTGCCGAAGCATCGGCGGAGCAAGCTGCTCAATCGGAAACCGCCGAGGCGCCAGCTGAAAAGCCAAAGCGCAAGCGGGCTCCGCGAAAGAAAAAGGTTGAAGAGCCAGCTGCGGACGCACCTGCCGAAACAAAGGCGGAGGCACCTGTAAAGGAAAAGCCAGCTCCGAAACCTGCCGCTAAACCCAGAACGGCGAGCAAGAAGGTAGAAGCAGAACCTGACGAAGCAGAATCGACCGGCGGTAAGAAACGCGGTTGGTGGCAGCGGACGTTTGGCGAATAA
- a CDS encoding PaaI family thioesterase: protein MALSDDVFDHLPDPENPGWHHWNLKDDSLFNGAVMGKLITRRETSRGGEKCRLRMFPERRHENLQGIIHGAVTLGLIDISMFTTMHVIGNGNAGPSVSLELSTQFVGGGDPTRPLDALTGIVRETGKLVFVRGEVVQGDDCVAAFSGIIRKFTPRKNG, encoded by the coding sequence GTGGCGCTGTCAGACGACGTATTTGACCATTTGCCAGACCCGGAGAACCCCGGTTGGCATCACTGGAATCTCAAGGATGACAGCCTGTTTAACGGGGCGGTGATGGGCAAACTCATCACCCGCCGTGAAACCAGCCGCGGCGGCGAAAAATGCCGTCTGCGGATGTTTCCCGAACGCCGCCATGAAAATCTGCAAGGGATAATTCATGGCGCAGTGACGCTGGGCCTGATTGATATTTCGATGTTTACGACAATGCATGTGATCGGAAACGGCAATGCCGGTCCTTCGGTATCACTGGAGCTTTCCACCCAATTTGTCGGTGGCGGTGACCCTACGCGGCCACTGGATGCGCTGACCGGTATCGTGCGCGAAACCGGGAAACTTGTGTTTGTTCGCGGAGAAGTTGTCCAAGGTGACGATTGCGTTGCGGCCTTTAGCGGGATTATCCGCAAGTTTACCCCGCGCAAAAACGGCTAA
- a CDS encoding class I SAM-dependent methyltransferase — translation MPRLVTCACSQGQVMKRRSELVPMASGDVFELGCGGGINQEFYNAPAITSYAGIDPHGGLLDEARAAAERKGWPADIRQGIGEAIPFPDRFFDSVVCTFTLCSVDDPAQVLRELRRILRPGGKALFLEHGRAPDEGVAKWQDRIEPVWKRMAGGCHLTRPIGSAFRGAGFEVEPLGQGYLPKAPKFAGWNEWGVARKASI, via the coding sequence ATGCCGCGTCTTGTGACATGCGCATGCAGCCAGGGTCAGGTTATGAAACGCCGATCCGAACTGGTTCCTATGGCAAGCGGCGATGTATTCGAACTTGGCTGCGGCGGCGGGATAAATCAGGAATTTTACAATGCCCCCGCCATCACCAGCTACGCCGGCATAGACCCGCATGGCGGTTTGCTGGATGAAGCGCGAGCCGCAGCAGAGCGAAAGGGATGGCCTGCCGATATCCGTCAGGGAATTGGTGAGGCAATCCCGTTTCCCGACCGTTTTTTTGATAGCGTCGTTTGCACATTCACCCTGTGTTCGGTGGATGATCCGGCGCAGGTATTACGCGAGCTTCGCCGCATCCTTCGCCCGGGCGGAAAAGCGCTTTTCCTCGAGCATGGGCGTGCGCCCGATGAAGGGGTTGCAAAGTGGCAAGACCGGATCGAACCCGTTTGGAAACGCATGGCGGGAGGATGCCATTTGACCCGGCCCATCGGTTCTGCGTTTCGCGGTGCCGGTTTCGAAGTCGAGCCGTTGGGGCAGGGATATCTGCCGAAAGCGCCGAAATTTGCCGGATGGAACGAATGGGGTGTTGCCCGGAAAGCCAGCATTTAG
- a CDS encoding crotonase/enoyl-CoA hydratase family protein, which yields MDSGANRAVPLTDVEELYAESALHASIPQELFSLQELDVLYDDTTATLWSYMSPEGRPSFTPAMLNDFEQWQQLIGQGFGPDKVPLRYLVLGSRADDVFCFGGDLDLFQQLIRERDRAGLVHYGHRCCAILDRNIRTLDIPMLTIGLVQGTALGGGFEALLSFDFIIAERQATFGLPEIMFGLYPGMGAHALLSRKLGSAMADRIILSNETYTAEQMYDMGIVHALAEPGDGLNATRDFIKKSERRHGGLVGARQATKRVWQLELAELNKITEMWADTALQLREQDLKVMSRLVAAQARLAERIAAA from the coding sequence ATGGATAGCGGCGCTAATCGTGCGGTTCCATTGACTGACGTAGAAGAATTATACGCAGAAAGCGCGCTTCACGCGTCCATCCCTCAGGAACTTTTCTCATTACAAGAACTCGACGTCTTGTACGACGACACCACCGCAACTCTTTGGTCTTATATGAGCCCTGAGGGGCGGCCCAGCTTTACTCCGGCGATGCTCAATGATTTTGAGCAATGGCAGCAATTGATCGGGCAGGGCTTCGGGCCCGACAAAGTGCCTCTGCGGTATCTTGTGCTCGGCAGCCGGGCCGATGATGTGTTCTGCTTTGGCGGCGATCTTGATCTGTTTCAGCAGTTGATCCGCGAGCGCGATAGAGCAGGGTTGGTGCATTACGGGCATCGGTGTTGCGCTATTCTTGACCGGAATATTCGTACGCTCGATATCCCGATGCTGACGATTGGCTTGGTTCAGGGAACGGCGCTGGGCGGTGGTTTCGAGGCCTTGTTGTCGTTTGATTTCATCATTGCAGAACGTCAGGCGACGTTTGGTCTGCCAGAGATTATGTTTGGTCTGTATCCCGGAATGGGCGCACACGCATTGCTGTCTCGCAAATTAGGCAGCGCCATGGCTGACCGAATTATCCTTTCAAATGAGACTTATACGGCTGAACAAATGTACGATATGGGCATTGTTCACGCTTTGGCTGAGCCGGGTGACGGTCTGAACGCGACGCGCGATTTCATCAAAAAGTCCGAGCGCCGCCACGGCGGTCTGGTTGGTGCGCGCCAGGCAACCAAGCGCGTGTGGCAATTGGAGCTGGCTGAGCTCAATAAGATCACAGAAATGTGGGCCGACACGGCGCTTCAATTGCGCGAGCAAGACCTGAAGGTGATGAGCCGTCTGGTTGCGGCTCAAGCCCGGTTGGCAGAACGTATTGCCGCGGCTTGA
- a CDS encoding XrtA/PEP-CTERM system amidotransferase — MCGIAGIFHAETPKPVDPVRVERMCDAMVHRGPDGAGVWTDHGVGLGHRRLSIIDLEGSPQPMHSANGRAVIVFNGEIYNFRELRRELEKDGAQFRTQGDTEMILAAWQRWGTACLEKLHGMFAFALYDLDKRQLFLARDRFGVKPMFLARLSDGSIAFASELKGLLAHPQLRRKADPAALEAYMTWGYVPDTHSILSGVEKLPAGHFMLLEQGKKPEGSKQWWDIDFTNRKSGNEADLSAELVHLMRDAVQSRMVSDVPLGAFLSGGVDSSSVVALMSEASADPVRTCSIGFDVAGLDETTYARQIADKFNTDHTARTVGQDDFGAIDQLAAMFDEPFADASALPTWRVCALAKEKVTVALSGDGADEAFAGYRRQVFHHNEERVRSMLPTGLRETVFGTLGRVWPKADWAPQKFRAKSTFLALAASGEEGYASGLSVATPQQRRTLYSDAFAASLGGFRAEDEVIELMRGAPAQSGLDRAQYADLKFWMPGDILTKVDRTSMAVSLEAREPLLDHRLVEFAAQLPENMRVKGSTGKYLLKKSMERYLPGDILYRPKQGFVTPIADWFRGPLAKEARQVAESSALAQTGWFKPQEVADLADAHVAGRSDNSRILWQILMLDRSITRLGITG; from the coding sequence ACCGGATGGAGCAGGCGTGTGGACAGATCACGGCGTCGGACTTGGTCACCGCCGATTGTCCATCATCGATCTTGAAGGATCACCGCAGCCGATGCATTCGGCCAATGGTCGTGCGGTGATTGTTTTCAACGGTGAGATCTACAATTTCCGCGAGCTACGCCGCGAATTGGAAAAAGACGGGGCACAGTTCCGCACCCAAGGCGATACAGAAATGATTCTGGCCGCGTGGCAGCGTTGGGGCACCGCGTGTCTCGAAAAACTGCACGGTATGTTCGCGTTTGCGCTGTATGATCTGGACAAGCGGCAATTGTTTCTTGCGCGGGACCGGTTCGGGGTAAAACCGATGTTCCTTGCGCGATTGTCCGATGGCAGCATCGCGTTTGCCTCTGAGCTGAAAGGGCTGCTTGCGCACCCGCAATTGCGGCGCAAGGCCGATCCGGCCGCGCTCGAAGCTTATATGACATGGGGCTATGTTCCTGACACGCACTCGATCCTGTCCGGTGTCGAGAAACTTCCTGCGGGTCATTTCATGTTGCTCGAACAGGGCAAGAAACCCGAAGGTTCCAAACAGTGGTGGGATATAGATTTCACCAACCGTAAAAGCGGCAATGAAGCTGATTTATCAGCCGAGCTTGTCCATTTGATGCGTGATGCTGTGCAATCACGAATGGTTTCGGATGTTCCGTTGGGGGCGTTCCTTTCGGGCGGGGTCGATTCCTCCAGCGTGGTGGCGTTGATGAGCGAGGCGAGTGCCGATCCAGTCCGGACATGCTCGATAGGCTTTGATGTCGCAGGGCTTGATGAGACCACGTATGCGCGGCAAATCGCGGATAAATTCAACACCGATCACACCGCGCGAACTGTCGGCCAAGATGATTTTGGTGCGATTGACCAATTGGCGGCGATGTTTGACGAACCGTTTGCCGATGCCTCTGCTCTGCCGACGTGGCGCGTGTGCGCTCTGGCAAAGGAAAAGGTGACTGTTGCGCTGTCGGGCGATGGCGCGGATGAAGCCTTTGCGGGGTACCGCAGACAGGTGTTTCATCACAACGAAGAACGCGTCCGGTCCATGCTGCCAACCGGGCTTCGTGAAACGGTATTCGGAACCCTCGGACGGGTCTGGCCCAAAGCTGACTGGGCCCCGCAAAAATTCAGAGCAAAATCTACGTTTCTCGCGCTCGCAGCAAGCGGCGAGGAAGGGTATGCCAGCGGCCTTTCGGTGGCCACTCCGCAGCAGCGCCGGACCCTTTATTCAGACGCCTTTGCCGCTTCACTCGGGGGATTTCGCGCTGAGGATGAAGTGATCGAATTGATGCGCGGTGCGCCTGCACAAAGCGGATTGGACCGCGCGCAATATGCCGATCTGAAATTCTGGATGCCTGGCGATATTCTGACCAAGGTCGATCGGACCAGCATGGCGGTGAGCCTTGAAGCGCGCGAGCCGCTGCTCGATCACAGACTGGTTGAATTCGCGGCGCAGCTTCCGGAAAATATGCGGGTAAAAGGCAGCACCGGCAAATATCTCCTTAAAAAGAGTATGGAACGGTATCTTCCCGGCGATATTCTGTATCGCCCGAAACAGGGTTTTGTAACACCGATCGCCGATTGGTTTCGGGGGCCTTTGGCAAAAGAGGCGCGGCAGGTCGCAGAAAGCTCTGCGTTGGCGCAAACGGGCTGGTTCAAACCGCAAGAGGTGGCTGACCTGGCCGATGCCCATGTCGCTGGCCGTAGCGATAATTCCAGAATTCTCTGGCAAATTTTGATGCTGGATCGCTCCATCACCCGGCTTGGTATTACCGGCTAA
- a CDS encoding SDR family NAD(P)-dependent oxidoreductase, translating to MDITTHSPRTAAIFGSTGGIGRALCEALVSRGCETVYCGSRDGSAPAGPHFTPFAFDLADEASIKAAAQMMTAQPPEMVIVATGILTLPDGTGPERTYKRLDPDVMAQVFALNTIGPAMIAKHMLRLMPRSDRFVFSAISARVGSISDNGLGGWHSYRASKAALNMLLKNFALEVARTHPEGIVAGLHPGTVDSALSVPFQANLPDGQLTEPDQAAANLLDVLAGLNPANSGRVFDFKGEEVPA from the coding sequence ATGGACATTACAACACATTCACCGCGGACTGCGGCCATATTCGGCAGCACGGGCGGCATAGGCAGGGCGCTTTGTGAAGCTCTGGTCTCAAGAGGCTGCGAAACCGTCTATTGCGGATCAAGAGACGGGAGTGCGCCTGCGGGGCCACACTTCACACCCTTTGCCTTTGATTTGGCTGACGAGGCGAGCATCAAAGCGGCAGCGCAGATGATGACAGCACAGCCGCCGGAAATGGTGATTGTCGCCACAGGTATTCTCACGCTTCCCGATGGAACCGGACCAGAGCGGACTTATAAACGTCTTGACCCCGATGTGATGGCGCAGGTTTTCGCTCTAAATACGATTGGCCCGGCGATGATTGCCAAACATATGCTGCGCCTGATGCCGCGCTCAGACCGATTTGTATTTTCTGCGATCAGTGCACGGGTCGGATCGATCAGCGACAATGGTTTGGGCGGTTGGCATTCCTACCGCGCTTCAAAAGCGGCGCTGAACATGCTGCTCAAGAATTTCGCACTGGAGGTTGCGCGGACCCATCCCGAAGGGATTGTGGCAGGCCTGCATCCCGGCACAGTGGACAGCGCGCTGTCCGTGCCATTTCAAGCGAATTTGCCCGATGGCCAATTGACCGAACCCGATCAGGCGGCGGCCAATCTTTTGGATGTGCTGGCGGGGCTTAATCCTGCGAATAGCGGCCGCGTGTTTGATTTCAAAGGCGAAGAAGTGCCCGCCTAA
- a CDS encoding succinate dehydrogenase iron-sulfur subunit gives MATFTLPKNSTIRKDGKVHKADGAKRVKRFKVYRYDPDSGKNPRYDKFEIDLDECGPMVLDALFKIKNEADPTLTFRRSCREGICGSCAMNINGKNGLACTTAIEDLKGEVQITPLPHMDVIKDLVPDFTHFYAQYASIQPWLQTVSPTPSGKERLQSPEEREKLDGLYECILCACCSTSCPSYWWNSDKFLGPAILLQAYRWLADSRDEMTGERLDQLEDPFRLYRCHTIMNCANVCPKGLSPAKAIAETKKMMAERAI, from the coding sequence ATGGCGACTTTCACCCTTCCTAAGAACTCCACCATCCGCAAAGACGGCAAGGTTCATAAAGCCGACGGCGCGAAGCGTGTGAAAAGGTTCAAAGTCTATCGCTACGATCCTGATAGCGGCAAAAACCCGCGCTATGACAAATTCGAAATCGATCTCGATGAATGTGGCCCGATGGTTCTGGATGCCCTGTTCAAGATCAAGAATGAAGCCGATCCGACGCTGACTTTCCGCCGGTCTTGTCGCGAAGGCATTTGCGGTTCCTGCGCGATGAACATCAACGGCAAAAATGGCCTTGCCTGCACGACCGCGATCGAAGATTTGAAAGGCGAGGTTCAGATCACGCCGCTGCCGCATATGGACGTGATCAAGGACCTTGTTCCAGACTTCACGCATTTCTACGCGCAATACGCCTCTATCCAGCCATGGCTGCAAACGGTTAGCCCGACACCATCGGGCAAAGAACGCCTTCAATCACCCGAAGAGCGCGAGAAATTGGACGGGCTATACGAATGCATTTTGTGCGCGTGTTGTTCCACGTCGTGCCCTTCCTATTGGTGGAACTCGGATAAGTTCCTTGGCCCGGCAATCCTGCTTCAGGCGTATCGCTGGCTCGCGGATAGCCGTGATGAAATGACCGGTGAAAGGCTCGACCAGCTCGAAGATCCGTTCCGTCTGTATCGCTGCCACACAATCATGAACTGCGCGAATGTCTGTCCAAAAGGGCTCAGCCCGGCGAAAGCCATCGCTGAAACCAAGAAAATGATGGCCGAACGCGCGATCTGA